The following coding sequences are from one Humulus lupulus chromosome X, drHumLupu1.1, whole genome shotgun sequence window:
- the LOC133806279 gene encoding uncharacterized protein LOC133806279: MTSNIVESINVALKAARTLPITTMMEGLRSLVQKWVWKNGNEANGTFTQVTTDTETVLRENFIRAIKFKKGNFLVNLMEKTCECKRFQQDEIPCAHAIAVFAKTRLKTYDYVADYDKTTTMKATYESTVHPLPNESEWTLPETLNKIFLPPKSRKPPGRPRRKRIRSRGEPKVQIKCGRCAQPGHNRKTCRNEPIPKQRNPTKSKKIDK; encoded by the exons ATGACATCAAATATAGTCGAATCAATAAATGTTGCATTGAAAGCTGCAAGAACGCTGCCAATCACTACAATGATGGAAGGCCTTCGAAGTTTAGTTCAAAAATGGGTATGGAAAAATGGTAACGAAGCAAATGGAACATTCACACAAGTAACAACAGATACTGAAACTGTGCTTAGAGAAAACTTTATTCGTGCCATTAAATTTAAG AAAGGAAATTTTTTGGTCAACCTAATGGAGAAAACATGTGAATGCAAAAGGTTCCAACAAGATGAAATACCGTGTGCACATGCAATAGCAGTATTCGCCAAAACACGGCTGAAAACATATGATTATGTTGCTGATTACGACAAAACGACAACTATGAAAGCAACATATGAGTCAACTGTTCATCCATTGCCAAATGAAAGCGAATGGACACTGCCAGAGACTTTAAACAAAATTTTCCTACCACCAAAATCAAGAAAACCACCAGGCCGCCCTAGAAGGAAAAGAATCAGATCTAGAGGAGAACCAAAGGTACAGATAAAATGTGGAAGATGCGCGCAGCCAGGACATAATAGAAAAACATGCAGGAATGAACCAATCCCAAAGCAGCGAAACCCAACAAAGTCAAAGAAAATAGACAAATAA